The DNA window AAAATAATTTAAAGAGGCTGTTTGCATTAAGTCCATTGCTTTACCTTCTGCATAGTTTTCTTTTATATCTAACAAAACAACTTCAGAAGCAAAGTTTTTAATCGCTATATANTCGGCGCAGCTTGCTCCAACTGCTCCAGCACCAACTACTGTAATTTCCATATTTTTAGATTATATTTTTTATTAAAAAGCTAAAATATAAATTATTTTCAATTATAGTTGTAAATTGTGTATACATGGTATGATTATTGCCATTTAATTTATGTGTAAATTAATAAAAGTTGATTATGAGAAACTATATTATTCATATAATACTATCAATTGTAATAGGTAGTTTTAATTACGCTTATACGCAAGTTATTGCTTCTGACGATGTTATTCTATGTGATGGTCAACAAGGGCAAACTGAAATAACTTTAACAGCAACATCTTTTGCTGTTGATTTAACTGACTCAAATATTTACACTGACGATGTTTTTGGGAGTGTTATTAATATGGGCTTTGACTTTGTATTTTATGGTAATACATACAATCAGGTTGTACTGGCATCTAATAATTATTTATCATTTAATACTGCTAACGCGGGAGGTTATTCAGATTGGACAATTGATGCAGCTATCCCAACAAATTTAGAACCTGAAACATATAATTCAATCTTATGTCCTTGGCAAGACATTTATCCCGGAGCTAATGGTAACGGAACTATTCAATATGCAACTACAGGAGAAGCTCCTAATAGAGTTTTTATCGCCTCATTCTGTGGAATACCTATGTTTTCGTGTACTGACATTTGCTACTCAAGTCAAATTAAATTATATGAAACAACAAATGTAATTGAAACACATATAGCTCAAAAAGTTTTATGTACAACTTGGAACGAGGGATCTGCAATTCATGGATTACATAATGAAGATGGAACAATTGCTCATGTTGTTACAGGTTTAGATGGAATTACAAGAAATTATCCTAATCAGTGGACTTGTGAAGATGATGGATGGCGTTTCACGCCTAGCGGAAATGATGAATATATAATTGAAGATATTGAATTTGCACCTGCAGTAGCTGGAACAGATATAATTTGGCAAGATGAGTTTGGAAATTTAATCGGAACCGGAGGTGAAATTACTGTAATTCCTGGAGGGAATGTAACATACACTGCCGGTGCGTCTTTATGCGGAGATGCAGGTGACTGGTGCGGTTTTGAAGGTGGAATCGAAGGCGATGATGTAAATATTTCATTTGAAGATCTTACATTCAGCGGCGAAGAAAGTGAAATATTGTGTTATCAAGCAAATGACGGAAATATTGAAGTAAATGCCCCAAATGAAGGAAACTGGATATTTATCATATATGATGAAAATATGACTGTTATACAGTCTGTAGAAACATCTCAAACATATACATTCTCATCTTTATCAGCAGGCTTATACTTTGTTAATATGATAGATACTGAAACCGAATGTTCTAGTAATGATATTTTGTATGAATTAGTTGAACCTGAAGAAATCAATACTACTAACTCTACAAATGGTGTATTATGCTT is part of the Flavobacteriales bacterium TMED191 genome and encodes:
- a CDS encoding PKD domain-containing protein, with amino-acid sequence MRNYIIHIILSIVIGSFNYAYTQVIASDDVILCDGQQGQTEITLTATSFAVDLTDSNIYTDDVFGSVINMGFDFVFYGNTYNQVVLASNNYLSFNTANAGGYSDWTIDAAIPTNLEPETYNSILCPWQDIYPGANGNGTIQYATTGEAPNRVFIASFCGIPMFSCTDICYSSQIKLYETTNVIETHIAQKVLCTTWNEGSAIHGLHNEDGTIAHVVTGLDGITRNYPNQWTCEDDGWRFTPSGNDEYIIEDIEFAPAVAGTDIIWQDEFGNLIGTGGEITVIPGGNVTYTAGASLCGDAGDWCGFEGGIEGDDVNISFEDLTFSGEESEILCYQANDGNIEVNAPNEGNWIFIIYDENMTVIQSVETSQTYTFSSLSAGLYFVNMIDTETECSSNDILYELVEPEEINTTNSTNGVLCFNGSEGSIQIEIFGGTPPYSTFIGNDNNSNLASQIGNSIIFDNLNSGNYYYTVIDNNDCLVSGDEIFFSIEDVPELIVDLDDNNGVSCDNAQDGFINISVIGGTPNYSYLWSNGNGFSSNNEDINQISGGNYTVIVTDQNLCEASLSIEIGENEAMTIETSTSECINNNGTINVTAFGGQPEYLFELSSNNQTIEINTTGVFNELESGDYLITAFDALNCDIQELISINSAPQADFFLDEYEFSLSNDPVLFTDLSIDNNIISWNWDFGDGNNSNEQNPSHLYTEPGIYYATLNIIDAYNCEDQITKEIKVLQDFYAYTPNIFTPNNDGTNDTFSPSLLNIDISTYKLTIFDRWGNEIFETINYSQGWNGKQENGALFPSDVYSYKVVYQTNLGMKKEEVGHIIMAK